A stretch of the Acidilobus sp. 7A genome encodes the following:
- a CDS encoding RNA-guided endonuclease TnpB family protein, translating into MPAGGEGELTLSVKMRVSPEPEQQQALVNLMKRYRDALNYSVRAIIASRALSLTKAHRLLYNDLRERYGLPSRVAQDCYREAIAIARSWLKNPRRGAVPTARNLSMWLTYEEGYRIKDNHMELAGGYKLRVIGWDRRYDDFPNREARLVFRDGRFDLYVTKRVPRPAKYAPKGVLAVDVNERQIVVGNSRVEVRVETPVERALRYRRLAERLQGKYSSSRYRAWRRRSGVRRRIRHFRRKTKNILEDWARKVSHTIISLAKQSQLAVAREDLTGLIESLRELPKGHRTALIALGYRRLGLWLDWQAEKNGVPLFVVDPADTSSTCPRCGTKLVEVGYRRLRCPKCGFEADRDTIAILNIEGRALSKMGGSLATPTAPQVTDVSPNRWGEPVNRPKGTLAL; encoded by the coding sequence ATGCCCGCGGGCGGTGAGGGAGAGCTAACCCTGAGTGTTAAAATGAGGGTTAGCCCCGAGCCCGAGCAACAGCAGGCCTTAGTGAACCTCATGAAGAGGTACAGGGACGCCCTAAACTACTCGGTAAGGGCAATAATAGCGAGCAGGGCCCTGAGCCTCACCAAGGCCCACAGGCTCCTGTATAATGACCTGAGGGAGAGGTACGGCCTGCCATCCAGGGTCGCCCAGGACTGCTACAGGGAGGCCATAGCTATAGCCAGGTCGTGGCTTAAGAACCCGAGAAGGGGCGCTGTGCCAACAGCTAGGAACCTAAGCATGTGGCTGACATATGAAGAGGGCTACAGGATAAAGGATAACCATATGGAGCTAGCAGGAGGTTATAAGCTCAGGGTAATTGGTTGGGATAGGAGGTATGACGACTTCCCTAACAGAGAGGCCAGGCTTGTATTTAGGGACGGCAGGTTTGACCTTTATGTGACCAAGCGTGTGCCAAGGCCAGCCAAGTACGCCCCCAAGGGCGTGCTGGCAGTTGACGTGAACGAGAGGCAGATAGTCGTTGGCAACTCACGCGTTGAGGTAAGGGTTGAGACGCCCGTTGAGAGGGCCCTGCGCTACAGGAGGCTCGCTGAAAGGCTTCAGGGGAAGTACTCCTCCTCAAGGTACAGGGCCTGGCGTAGGAGGAGCGGTGTAAGGAGGAGGATAAGGCACTTCCGCAGGAAGACAAAGAACATTTTAGAGGACTGGGCCAGGAAGGTATCACATACAATAATATCACTGGCTAAGCAAAGCCAGCTGGCGGTAGCCAGGGAGGACCTCACGGGGCTGATAGAGAGCCTAAGGGAGCTCCCGAAGGGGCACAGGACAGCCCTGATAGCGCTCGGCTACAGGAGGCTGGGGCTCTGGCTTGACTGGCAGGCCGAAAAGAACGGGGTGCCGCTGTTCGTAGTTGACCCAGCTGACACGTCCTCTACGTGTCCAAGGTGCGGTACTAAGCTCGTAGAGGTTGGCTATCGCAGGCTCAGGTGCCCTAAATGTGGTTTTGAGGCTGACAGGGACACAATAGCTATACTGAACATTGAGGGGAGGGCGCTTAGCAAGATGGGGGGATCTCTGGCCACCCCGACTGCCCCCCAGGTGACAGATGTAAGCCCGAACAGATGGGGGGAACCTGTGAACCGCCCTAAGGGAACCCTCGCCCTTTAG
- a CDS encoding mechanosensitive ion channel family protein, with the protein MAAAIIVGYVLIELKLIPTGFENYVYGILWLIVSISVTQLIAMAIKSRLSSTVGSANASSVAFIVRLSGYVIAFVVFLAIIRVGVTEALAAGGFTGLVVGLASQFVLSNIFGGIVIILTRPFRVGDRITFSTWQYGLIVPSYPPKFFSTDYLVPGYTGVVEEINLMYTVILSDDNVPIKVPNSVMAQAAIFVHSGNEVRRVRTRYEVPKDLDPEVVIKRLEKELSALPIVADVPTIRVIESSQSTYVLAIDARCKTMFEDEARHSILITVMKTIKAIQEEQKGAKLSGQP; encoded by the coding sequence GTGGCTGCAGCGATAATTGTAGGCTATGTGCTTATAGAGCTAAAGCTTATACCCACAGGGTTTGAGAACTACGTTTACGGCATACTTTGGCTTATAGTCTCAATCTCAGTGACGCAGCTAATTGCGATGGCCATTAAGAGCAGGCTGTCCTCGACGGTGGGTTCTGCTAACGCCTCCTCAGTGGCCTTCATAGTGAGGCTTAGCGGCTACGTGATTGCGTTTGTGGTGTTTCTTGCAATAATAAGGGTAGGGGTAACAGAGGCCCTGGCAGCCGGCGGCTTCACAGGGCTGGTGGTAGGACTTGCCTCTCAGTTCGTCCTCTCTAACATATTTGGCGGCATAGTAATAATACTTACGAGACCCTTCAGGGTGGGCGACAGGATAACGTTCAGCACCTGGCAGTACGGCCTTATAGTGCCCTCCTACCCGCCCAAGTTCTTCTCAACTGACTACTTGGTGCCCGGCTATACTGGCGTTGTAGAGGAGATAAACCTGATGTACACAGTTATACTCTCGGATGACAACGTTCCAATAAAGGTGCCAAACAGCGTCATGGCCCAGGCGGCGATATTTGTCCACTCAGGCAACGAGGTCAGAAGGGTCAGGACGCGTTACGAGGTTCCCAAGGACCTTGACCCTGAGGTGGTCATAAAGAGGCTCGAGAAGGAACTTTCAGCGCTTCCTATCGTGGCCGATGTGCCCACGATAAGGGTCATAGAGAGTAGTCAGAGCACCTATGTCCTAGCAATAGACGCTAGGTGTAAGACGATGTTTGAGGACGAGGCACGGCACAGCATCTTAATAACTGTAATGAAGACCATTAAAGCTATTCAGGAGGAACAGAAGGGGGCTAAGCTCAGTGGCCAGCCCTAG
- a CDS encoding ABC transporter substrate-binding protein — protein sequence MRDARRSVDVPASVLAITLAIMVVLVALSAYSLSEVQSINRRLSSLSSSVSNINNTIMPEVSAKLAYESEELGSLLSGLNSSVSYEVSRLNSTIKELSVSLRFPVEIVDALNETVFIPSAPTRVVTLDPAATEDVIAVGAAGQLVGIDNNSLIYLPPPFNYTVNKLYENGSIKNIGSTYTSPSIEAILSLRPDLVIGTAGWGYNNYIASVLGQYGIPVLLLPSYNSLSDVYESIIMVGEATGHVQQAVSTVERDSELMASLESRLSNYSPVSVALVSWINPTYVTGGGTFQDSMISLAGGVNVFENSTGWPVISAEEMLNSNPQVIIVMSNGGLFNETSLIQWLSSSIGPAYENISAIKYGRVYVVEGWYESLLSEPAVLLPYGVELLAEVLHPQAFNITQPPGVISPSTLSLPGATS from the coding sequence TTGAGGGACGCCAGAAGGTCTGTTGACGTGCCCGCGTCCGTTCTAGCCATAACGCTGGCTATAATGGTGGTGCTAGTAGCCCTTAGCGCCTACTCCCTGAGCGAGGTGCAGTCCATAAACAGGAGGCTGAGCTCTCTGAGCTCCTCGGTGTCAAACATAAACAACACTATAATGCCTGAAGTCTCAGCGAAGCTCGCCTATGAGAGCGAGGAGCTCGGCTCGCTTCTGTCTGGGCTGAACTCCAGCGTGAGCTATGAGGTGTCGAGGCTTAACAGCACGATAAAAGAGCTGAGCGTGTCCCTCAGGTTCCCAGTGGAGATTGTGGACGCCCTTAACGAGACGGTCTTCATACCCAGCGCGCCCACAAGGGTAGTGACCCTCGACCCAGCGGCCACGGAGGACGTCATAGCTGTTGGCGCCGCTGGCCAGCTCGTGGGCATTGACAACAATAGCCTCATCTACCTCCCGCCGCCCTTCAACTACACCGTTAACAAGCTGTACGAGAACGGCTCCATAAAGAACATAGGGAGCACCTACACCTCGCCTAGCATAGAGGCCATACTGTCTCTGAGGCCTGACCTTGTAATAGGCACGGCCGGGTGGGGCTATAACAACTATATAGCGTCGGTCCTAGGCCAGTACGGCATACCCGTGCTCCTCCTGCCCTCCTACAACTCCCTCAGCGACGTCTACGAGTCAATAATAATGGTCGGCGAGGCCACAGGGCACGTCCAACAGGCCGTGAGCACAGTGGAGAGGGACTCAGAGCTCATGGCCTCTTTGGAGTCGAGGCTTTCTAACTACAGCCCTGTGAGCGTGGCCCTTGTCAGCTGGATAAACCCGACCTATGTGACCGGCGGCGGCACGTTCCAGGACAGCATGATATCGCTTGCGGGCGGAGTTAACGTCTTTGAGAACTCCACAGGGTGGCCCGTGATAAGTGCCGAGGAGATGCTGAATTCAAACCCACAGGTCATAATAGTTATGAGCAACGGCGGCCTCTTCAACGAGACCAGCCTCATACAGTGGCTAAGCTCATCCATAGGGCCGGCGTATGAGAACATCAGCGCGATAAAGTACGGCAGGGTCTACGTGGTGGAGGGCTGGTACGAGAGCCTGCTAAGTGAGCCGGCGGTCCTACTACCGTACGGCGTGGAGCTGCTGGCTGAGGTGCTCCACCCCCAGGCGTTCAACATAACGCAGCCGCCGGGCGTCATATCACCGTCAACGCTCAGCCTGCCAGGTGCGACGTCTTGA
- a CDS encoding MFS transporter has translation MLRTRRETLLAASFAVMAFNSLYQYSWNVLGPMIASGLEVSLIKVATAFSIFAVLSTVSQLALGPLADARGPRVIAPAAALLSAVGFLGTAFSRDVIEFYVAWGLGSVGEGVLYGIASNVAVKWFPDRRGLATGLVSLGFGLGAAVANPLIESSRDFREAALAIGLVELVALTVIAATLKYPGGLRGVSVSKAVRGVSWWLLYATFVFAIVPLVSFSSSLRPLTGLRGYLLSVAVSLFPLFSGLGRPLLGALSDRLGRPKTIELSLVVIAAFSASSLMGPPQLRVASVAMVGLFGGAQIPLFFSIVGDLYGEAFSTSNNAAMYTGKAFSGILGGVVIAALIEDGYGGALVIGSPLLASLLMLVALRTRRRGR, from the coding sequence GTGCTCAGGACGCGCAGGGAGACCCTCCTGGCCGCCAGCTTCGCGGTTATGGCGTTTAACTCCCTCTACCAGTACTCCTGGAACGTCCTGGGGCCGATGATAGCCTCAGGCCTTGAAGTCAGCCTCATTAAGGTCGCCACAGCATTCTCAATATTTGCTGTGCTCTCCACGGTCTCCCAGCTGGCGCTCGGCCCCCTGGCAGACGCGAGGGGACCAAGGGTCATAGCGCCCGCCGCGGCGCTCCTCTCAGCTGTCGGCTTCCTTGGAACGGCGTTCTCGAGAGATGTGATAGAGTTCTACGTTGCCTGGGGGCTTGGCAGCGTGGGCGAGGGGGTCCTGTACGGCATAGCCTCAAACGTGGCAGTCAAGTGGTTCCCAGACAGGAGGGGCCTCGCCACAGGCCTCGTGAGCCTCGGCTTCGGCCTCGGGGCGGCAGTTGCCAACCCGCTCATAGAGTCCTCAAGGGACTTCAGGGAGGCGGCCCTTGCAATAGGACTAGTGGAGCTCGTGGCCCTCACAGTCATAGCGGCAACCCTTAAGTACCCGGGCGGGCTGAGGGGAGTCAGCGTCTCCAAGGCTGTGAGAGGGGTCAGCTGGTGGCTCCTCTACGCTACCTTTGTCTTCGCCATCGTGCCCCTGGTCTCCTTCTCAAGCTCCCTCAGGCCGCTGACGGGCCTCAGGGGGTACCTGCTGAGCGTGGCGGTCTCCCTCTTCCCACTCTTCAGCGGCCTCGGCAGGCCGCTGCTCGGGGCGCTCTCAGACAGGCTGGGAAGGCCAAAGACCATAGAGCTCTCCCTCGTCGTCATAGCGGCCTTCTCTGCCTCATCCCTTATGGGGCCGCCGCAGCTCAGGGTGGCCTCAGTTGCCATGGTGGGCCTCTTTGGAGGGGCCCAGATACCGCTGTTCTTCAGCATTGTTGGCGACCTCTACGGCGAGGCGTTCTCAACGTCAAATAATGCTGCTATGTACACTGGCAAGGCGTTCAGCGGCATCTTGGGTGGCGTTGTAATTGCGGCACTTATAGAGGACGGTTATGGTGGAGCCCTTGTCATAGGTTCGCCCCTCCTGGCCTCGCTGCTAATGTTAGTCGCCCTGAGGACCAGGAGGAGGGGCCGCTAG